One stretch of Mus pahari chromosome 15, PAHARI_EIJ_v1.1, whole genome shotgun sequence DNA includes these proteins:
- the C15H5orf63 gene encoding glutaredoxin-like protein C5orf63 homolog, translated as MLWFQGKSLQIAKSSFGLLRNLSASKTALPVLTLFTKDPCPLCDEAKEVLQPYKDRFILQEVDITLPENSTWYERYKFDIPVFHLNGQFLMMHRVNTSKLEKQLLRLEQQVLAAN; from the exons ATGCTCTGGTTTCAAGGAAAGAGCCTGCAGATTGCCAAATCCTCCTTTGGACTCTTGAGAAATCTCTCTGCCTCTAAAACAGCTCTGCCTGTGCTGACCTTATTCACAAAG GACCCATGCCCGCTGTGTGATGAAGCTAAAGAAGTACTCCAGCCTTATAAAGACAGG tttattttacaGGAGGTGGACATCACACTTCCAGAAAACTCTACTTGGTATGAACGGTATAAATTTGACATTCCCGTCTTCCATTTGAATGGCCAGTTTCTGATGATGCATCGAGTAAATACCTCAAAGCTTGAAAAACAGCTTCTGAGACTTGAGCAGCAGGTGCTGGCCGCAAACTGA